The Calliphora vicina chromosome 3, idCalVici1.1, whole genome shotgun sequence genome contains a region encoding:
- the LOC135954392 gene encoding uncharacterized protein LOC135954392, producing the protein MSSIEKIIDDNAEHKCAPSAYVAANPLDNFMDISNYHLHTSHNSTISNESDMSLLSLSLDKELEANAIDIDELPAFEIRLISPLGRTPSPIDSEDMATPTRPLPSAQERLTPSPCRNNPDFVALHDINAQISPPSEHGDEDESSLSRTSSLETIFEGVFLNTPPRQRLNLQNNRHNRSRTNLMEKVALNRLNAGKENLSPLSKSETPPSRRTSLNFNCETDTSAVNANHSFS; encoded by the coding sequence ATGAgctctatagaaaaaataattgatgaTAATGCCGAACATAAGTGTGCGCCATCAGCATATGTTGCCGCCAATCCGTTGGACAATTTCATGGATATAAGTAACTACCATCTGCACACTTCGCATAATTCCACAATATCAAATGAAAGTGATATGTCGTTGCTGTCTTTGTCGCTTGACAAGGAACTCGAAGCTAACGCTATTGATATAGATGAACTACCGGCATTCGAAATACGTCTTATATCGCCATTAGGACGAACACCATCGCCCATAGACAGTGAGGACATGGCAACACCAACCAGACCACTACCATCAGCGCAAGAACGACTGACACCAAGTCCGTGCCGAAATAATCCGGACTTTGTTGCTTTACACGATATAAATGCTCAGATAAGCCCACCAAGTGAACATGGAGACGAAGATGAATCATCTCTAAGTCGAACGAGTAGCTTAGAAACAATATTCGAAGGAGTGTTTTTAAATACACCACCTAGACAACGTCTAAATTTGCAAAATAATCGCCATAATCGAAGTCGGACAAATCTAATGGAAAAAGTAGCTCTTAATCGCTTAAATGCGGGTAAGGAAAACCTATCGCCTTTATCAAAATCTGAAACACCACCCTCACGTCGAACatctttaaatttcaattgtgAAACCGACACATCTGCGGTCAATGCTAATCATTCTTTCTCATAA